A genomic window from Cloacibacillus evryensis DSM 19522 includes:
- the rsmI gene encoding 16S rRNA (cytidine(1402)-2'-O)-methyltransferase: MPLIIVPTPVGNLEDMTLRGLRELREADVIACEDTRHTLQLLNHFEIKKPLVSCHEHNETARVEPLMARLAAGERVALVSDAGTPGLSDPGGIIVRAAMERGFPIDVLPGANALLPALLLSGIGMESFLFVGFLKGRQEEKRKRLEEMKNVRETLVFYMSPHRLLKELELMGGLLGDRRAALVREISKVHQETIRGTLLSFCDTMPEGKIRGEFVCVVEGAAEEKGDDDAWRDEALELARAGESTKNLANSLAIKYGIQKNVIKKFIIENCSREA, encoded by the coding sequence ATGCCGCTCATAATCGTACCGACGCCCGTAGGGAACCTTGAGGACATGACGCTGCGCGGACTGCGCGAACTGCGCGAAGCCGACGTCATCGCCTGCGAGGACACCCGTCACACCTTGCAGCTTCTCAACCACTTTGAGATCAAAAAGCCGCTTGTCTCCTGCCACGAGCATAATGAAACGGCGCGCGTCGAACCGCTGATGGCGCGGCTGGCGGCCGGCGAGCGCGTCGCCCTCGTCTCCGACGCCGGCACGCCCGGCCTCTCGGACCCCGGCGGGATAATCGTCCGCGCGGCGATGGAACGCGGCTTCCCCATAGACGTGCTGCCTGGCGCAAACGCGCTGCTGCCGGCGCTGCTGCTTTCGGGGATCGGGATGGAGTCTTTTCTCTTCGTCGGTTTTCTGAAAGGCAGGCAGGAAGAAAAAAGAAAGCGCCTGGAAGAGATGAAAAACGTGCGTGAGACGCTTGTTTTTTACATGTCGCCGCATCGGCTGCTCAAAGAGCTTGAACTGATGGGCGGCCTCCTCGGCGACCGGCGCGCGGCGCTTGTGCGTGAGATAAGCAAGGTGCATCAGGAGACCATCCGCGGCACGCTGCTCTCATTTTGTGATACAATGCCGGAGGGAAAAATCCGCGGGGAGTTCGTCTGCGTCGTCGAGGGCGCGGCGGAGGAAAAAGGAGACGACGACGCCTGGAGGGACGAGGCGTTAGAGCTGGCGCGCGCCGGGGAGTCTACGAAAAATCTTGCCAACTCGCTCGCGATAAAGTATGGTATACAGAAGAACGTCATAAAAAAATTCATTATAGAAAATTGCTCCAGGGAGGCATAA
- the metG gene encoding methionine--tRNA ligase, with product MSEKNFYITTPIYYVNDVPHIGHAYTTIAADVLNRWHKSGGEDSYFLTGTDEHGQKIQTVAEKRGMTPQELCDEVVQNFQKLWVALNIKNDDFIRTTEPRHERVVQEVFRRLMASGDIYKGEYEGWYCVPCETYVPEAQMGEGQTCPDCHRPLTKMTEETYFFRLSKYAEPLLKFYEEHPDAIMPKKRYNEVVSFIKSGLRDQSISRTTLKWGIPLPGDEAHVIYVWFDALINYLSALDFPEKGGKWENYWPVVRHLVGKDIIRFHCVIWPAMLMALGVNPPVRVFAHGWWTVEGEKMSKSLGNVVDPFEMVGLYGIDAFRYFLLREVPFGHDGDFSELAMAQRINSDLANDLGNLLSRSLQMIDKFRGCDLPVSYTPTELDREIEALADKTFAEMGELMDRFAFDDALKCLWAFIGRANKYIDETEPWKLGREGDVERLDAVLRTLWESLRLAAVLVAPFMPDTAAKIWSQLGLSGCPLDGGRANWKWGGIEGPVKVNRSGILFPRIDMEKWKKEKEERDLEKRAKLDPAAFFKYTEPKPQIEYDDFAKLDLRVALVEKIEVVPKADKLYILNLDLGYEKRVIVSSIREFYKPEELEGKKIIVLCNLKPAKFRGVQSNGMLLAAESPETRQEVLTLLTVMDESIPVGSRIS from the coding sequence ATGTCAGAAAAGAATTTTTACATCACCACGCCGATCTACTATGTCAACGATGTTCCGCATATAGGCCACGCCTATACGACCATCGCCGCGGACGTCCTCAACCGCTGGCATAAATCAGGCGGGGAGGACAGCTATTTCCTCACCGGCACCGACGAACACGGCCAGAAGATACAGACCGTCGCTGAAAAGCGCGGCATGACGCCGCAGGAGCTCTGCGACGAGGTCGTGCAGAACTTCCAGAAACTGTGGGTCGCGCTCAACATCAAGAACGACGACTTTATCAGGACCACCGAGCCACGCCATGAGAGGGTCGTGCAGGAGGTATTCCGCCGCCTGATGGCCTCCGGAGACATCTACAAAGGGGAATATGAGGGCTGGTACTGCGTGCCCTGCGAGACCTACGTCCCCGAGGCGCAGATGGGAGAGGGGCAGACCTGCCCCGATTGCCACAGGCCGCTGACGAAGATGACGGAAGAGACATACTTCTTCCGCCTCTCGAAGTACGCCGAGCCGCTGCTCAAATTCTACGAGGAACACCCAGACGCGATCATGCCGAAGAAACGCTACAACGAAGTCGTCAGCTTCATCAAGAGCGGCCTCCGCGACCAGTCGATCTCGCGCACGACGCTCAAATGGGGCATACCCCTTCCCGGAGACGAGGCTCATGTCATCTACGTCTGGTTTGACGCGCTCATCAACTATCTTTCCGCTCTCGATTTTCCCGAAAAAGGCGGCAAGTGGGAGAATTATTGGCCGGTGGTGCGCCATCTCGTAGGCAAAGACATCATCCGCTTCCACTGCGTGATCTGGCCCGCGATGCTGATGGCGCTCGGAGTCAATCCTCCCGTCCGCGTCTTCGCGCACGGCTGGTGGACCGTCGAGGGAGAGAAGATGTCGAAGTCCCTCGGCAATGTCGTAGACCCCTTTGAGATGGTCGGCCTCTACGGCATCGACGCCTTCCGCTACTTCCTGCTCCGCGAGGTGCCGTTCGGGCACGACGGAGACTTCTCCGAGCTCGCGATGGCGCAGCGCATCAACTCTGACCTTGCGAACGACCTCGGCAACCTCCTCTCGCGCTCGCTGCAGATGATAGACAAGTTCCGCGGCTGCGACCTGCCTGTTTCCTACACGCCGACGGAGCTCGACAGGGAGATCGAAGCGCTTGCGGATAAGACCTTCGCCGAAATGGGCGAACTGATGGACCGCTTCGCCTTTGACGACGCGCTCAAGTGCCTTTGGGCCTTCATCGGCCGCGCGAACAAATACATCGACGAGACCGAGCCCTGGAAGCTCGGACGCGAGGGCGACGTCGAGCGTCTCGACGCGGTGCTGCGCACGCTCTGGGAATCGCTGCGCCTCGCGGCGGTGCTCGTCGCCCCCTTCATGCCCGACACGGCGGCTAAGATCTGGTCGCAGCTTGGCCTCTCCGGTTGCCCGCTCGACGGAGGCCGCGCAAACTGGAAATGGGGCGGCATCGAGGGGCCGGTCAAGGTAAACCGCAGCGGCATCCTCTTCCCGCGCATCGACATGGAGAAGTGGAAAAAGGAAAAGGAGGAGCGCGACCTTGAGAAGCGCGCAAAACTCGACCCGGCCGCCTTCTTCAAATACACGGAGCCGAAACCGCAGATAGAATACGACGACTTCGCGAAGCTGGACCTCAGAGTCGCGCTCGTAGAAAAGATCGAAGTCGTGCCGAAGGCCGACAAACTCTACATACTGAACCTCGATCTCGGATATGAGAAGCGCGTCATAGTTTCCAGCATCAGGGAGTTCTACAAGCCCGAAGAGCTGGAGGGCAAAAAGATCATCGTCCTCTGCAACCTCAAGCCCGCGAAGTTCCGCGGCGTACAGAGCAACGGTATGCTGCTCGCCGCCGAGAGCCCCGAGACGCGGCAGGAGGTTCTCACGCTGCTGACCGTGATGGACGAGTCTATACCGGTAGGCAGCCGCATCAGCTAA